From the genome of Pseudomonas sp. AB6, one region includes:
- a CDS encoding sensor histidine kinase gives MKCDPESYRAPPPSLAVKPRLIRHLFIPPLIILLMIALGYVSYLVSERNGVKALSENGQRQLELHARTVESEINRYTYLPSVLELEANVSRLLNDPTPELRQNVNNYLEGLNRRSRSRAIYVLDTTGRVLATSNWRDADSYLGEDLSFRAYFQDAVRGLPGRFYGIGSTTGEAGYYLAHGLEEQGKIIGVAVIKVRLEALEERWQRARLEAYVTDENGIIILSSDPARKLKSVRPLTPEIKERLARSLQYYWWPLNELVPLAREPLAEGAEKLTFPANSSVDHDHSQVSYLAQTTQLSDTPWHLTLLTPLEELSSEATRQGMLVAVACALVAFLLIAWNERRKMLSTRLAAREALQAANDELERKIAERTADLRASNERLKSQIRERRQAEDTLRRAQDELVQAGKLAAIGQMSTSIAHELNQPLAALRTLSGNTVRFIERGALDTASTNLRTINDLVDRMGRITASLRAFARRGDDQGQASLGLAVAAALQILSGRLENFHLQLHEHFDNVALKIDQTRLEQILVNLIGNALDAMHDKPQPELWLEGEVADSRYRLYVRDNGHGIDSEARKHLFEPFFTTKPGEHGLGLGLTLSASLAAAAGGTLSAEHPPGGGTAFVLSLPLLTAPKPRGTEPT, from the coding sequence ATGAAATGCGACCCCGAATCCTATCGCGCGCCCCCGCCATCACTTGCCGTGAAACCCCGCCTGATACGCCATCTGTTCATTCCCCCGCTGATCATCCTGCTGATGATTGCGCTCGGTTACGTCAGCTATTTGGTCAGCGAGCGCAATGGCGTAAAGGCTTTAAGTGAAAATGGCCAGCGTCAGTTGGAACTTCACGCTCGTACGGTCGAAAGCGAAATAAACCGCTACACCTACCTGCCGAGCGTGCTTGAACTTGAAGCCAACGTCTCGCGCTTGCTCAATGACCCGACGCCGGAGCTGAGACAGAACGTCAACAACTACCTTGAAGGGCTGAATCGACGCAGCCGCAGTCGGGCTATTTATGTCCTCGACACCACCGGCCGGGTACTGGCCACCAGTAACTGGCGCGACGCTGACAGTTATCTGGGTGAAGATCTGTCGTTTCGTGCCTACTTTCAAGATGCCGTACGCGGTCTGCCTGGGCGCTTTTACGGGATCGGAAGCACCACTGGCGAAGCGGGATATTACCTGGCCCACGGACTGGAAGAGCAAGGCAAAATCATTGGAGTAGCCGTCATCAAGGTTCGCCTTGAGGCGCTAGAAGAACGTTGGCAGCGCGCACGCCTGGAAGCTTACGTCACCGACGAAAACGGCATCATTATTCTGTCGAGTGACCCGGCGCGCAAGCTCAAATCGGTTCGCCCGCTGACGCCCGAAATCAAAGAGCGCCTCGCCCGCAGCCTGCAATATTACTGGTGGCCGCTCAACGAACTGGTGCCATTGGCCCGTGAGCCGCTGGCTGAAGGTGCAGAGAAACTGACGTTCCCTGCTAATAGTAGCGTCGACCACGACCACAGCCAGGTCAGCTACCTGGCGCAAACCACACAACTAAGCGATACGCCTTGGCACCTGACCTTGCTGACGCCGCTGGAAGAGCTGAGCAGCGAAGCAACCCGTCAAGGGATGCTGGTGGCGGTAGCCTGTGCGCTTGTAGCGTTTCTGCTGATTGCCTGGAACGAACGGCGCAAAATGCTCTCAACCCGACTGGCCGCCCGCGAGGCCTTGCAAGCCGCCAACGACGAACTTGAACGCAAGATTGCTGAACGCACGGCGGATTTACGTGCCAGCAACGAACGCCTGAAAAGTCAGATTCGAGAGCGACGCCAAGCGGAAGACACCTTGCGCCGAGCTCAAGACGAACTGGTTCAGGCAGGCAAGCTCGCGGCCATCGGCCAGATGTCCACCAGCATCGCCCATGAACTCAATCAACCCTTGGCTGCCCTGCGCACCTTGTCCGGCAACACCGTCCGGTTCATTGAGCGCGGTGCGCTAGACACGGCCAGCACCAATTTGCGGACTATTAACGATCTGGTAGATCGCATGGGCCGAATAACCGCTAGCCTGCGCGCCTTTGCTCGACGTGGCGATGACCAGGGCCAAGCGTCCCTCGGCCTGGCGGTCGCCGCCGCGCTGCAAATCCTCAGTGGCCGGCTGGAAAACTTCCATCTGCAATTGCATGAACACTTCGACAACGTGGCATTGAAAATCGACCAAACGCGTCTGGAGCAAATTTTGGTCAACTTGATCGGCAACGCGCTGGATGCCATGCATGACAAACCGCAGCCTGAATTGTGGCTAGAAGGCGAAGTGGCTGACAGCCGTTACCGCTTGTACGTGCGGGACAATGGCCACGGCATCGACTCCGAAGCACGTAAACATTTGTTCGAACCGTTCTTTACGACCAAACCGGGCGAGCACGGTCTCGGGCTGGGATTGACCCTTTCCGCCAGCCTTGCCGCCGCCGCCGGGGGAACCCTCAGCGCGGAGCACCCACCCGGAGGTGGCACGGCCTTTGTCCTTAGCCTGCCACTGCTGACTGCGCCCAAGCCTCGTGGAACCGAACCGACATGA
- a CDS encoding sigma-54 dependent transcriptional regulator → MNSDLTVLIVEDDPHVLLGCQQALALEDILSEGVGSAEEALARIGDNFAGIVISDVRLPGIDGLELLTRLKARDRSLPVVLITGHGDISMAVNAMRDGAYDFMEKPFSPERLVEVARRALEQRGLAREVSSLRRQLAERSSLEGRIIGRSPAMQNLRALIVNVADTSANVLIEGETGTGKELVARCLHDFSRRHSHQFVALNCGGLPESLFESEIFGHEANAFTGAGKRRIGKIEHAHNGTLFLDEVESMPLNLQIKLLRVLQERTLERLGSNQSVAVDCRVIAATKSDLDELSKASQFRSDLYYRLNVVTLELPPLRERREDILELFEHFLQLSSLRFDRQTPELDRQTLSSLMTHEWPGNVRELRNVAERYALGLPAFKKSGANPSSSSLDFAEAVETFEKNLLTEALQRNGGNLSQASQELGMAKTTLFDKVKKYGLS, encoded by the coding sequence ATGAATAGCGATCTGACCGTTCTGATCGTCGAAGATGACCCACACGTGCTACTGGGCTGTCAGCAAGCACTGGCCCTAGAAGATATCCTCAGCGAAGGTGTCGGCAGTGCCGAGGAAGCGCTTGCGCGAATCGGCGACAATTTTGCCGGTATTGTCATCAGCGATGTTCGCTTGCCCGGCATCGACGGCTTGGAGTTATTGACCCGCCTCAAAGCCCGCGATCGAAGCCTGCCGGTGGTGCTGATCACCGGACACGGCGATATTTCCATGGCCGTCAACGCGATGCGCGATGGCGCTTACGACTTCATGGAAAAACCCTTTTCTCCCGAACGTTTGGTTGAAGTGGCACGACGCGCTTTAGAGCAGCGCGGCCTGGCTCGCGAGGTGTCGTCACTGCGCCGGCAACTGGCTGAGCGTAGCTCGCTTGAGGGCCGTATTATTGGTCGCTCCCCCGCCATGCAGAATCTACGGGCGCTAATCGTCAACGTCGCCGACACGTCGGCTAATGTGCTGATTGAAGGCGAAACCGGCACTGGCAAGGAGCTGGTTGCCCGCTGCTTACATGACTTCAGTCGCCGCCATTCCCATCAGTTCGTCGCGCTCAATTGCGGAGGTCTGCCAGAAAGCCTCTTCGAAAGCGAAATTTTTGGCCATGAAGCAAACGCATTTACCGGCGCTGGCAAACGGCGGATTGGCAAGATCGAACACGCCCACAACGGCACGCTGTTTCTCGATGAAGTAGAGAGCATGCCACTGAACCTGCAAATCAAACTGCTGCGAGTCCTGCAAGAACGGACCTTGGAGCGTCTGGGCTCGAATCAAAGCGTTGCGGTGGATTGCCGGGTCATTGCAGCAACTAAATCCGACTTGGATGAGCTGAGCAAGGCCAGCCAGTTTCGAAGCGACCTTTATTACCGACTGAATGTGGTGACGCTTGAATTGCCACCCTTGCGCGAGCGGCGTGAAGATATCTTGGAGTTGTTCGAGCATTTTCTACAGCTATCGTCGTTACGCTTCGACCGCCAAACTCCGGAACTGGATCGCCAGACATTGTCGAGCTTGATGACCCACGAATGGCCGGGCAACGTCAGGGAATTGCGCAATGTTGCTGAACGTTATGCACTGGGACTTCCAGCGTTCAAAAAATCGGGCGCCAATCCCTCCAGCAGCAGCCTGGACTTTGCCGAAGCGGTAGAGACTTTCGAAAAAAATCTGCTCACCGAGGCCTTGCAACGTAACGGTGGCAACCTTAGCCAAGCGAGCCAAGAACTGGGCATGGCTAAGACCACGCTGTTCGATAAGGTAAAAAAGTACGGACTGAGTTGA
- a CDS encoding transporter produces MTPSVVLLIALCITLDVIGQIAFKLGLDRLPEHVGGFRLSIFWRQIAGAPLLWCGVSCYAVLFVAWLDVLSLAPLSLVFPALSLSYCGVVLGGRLVLGEAVSRRRWLGTLVITAGVMLVCGTGA; encoded by the coding sequence TTGACCCCTTCTGTGGTGCTGCTGATCGCGCTGTGCATTACCCTTGATGTCATTGGCCAAATTGCTTTTAAGCTTGGCCTTGATCGCTTACCGGAACACGTTGGCGGCTTTCGCTTGAGTATTTTTTGGCGACAAATCGCTGGAGCCCCGCTGCTGTGGTGCGGGGTTAGTTGCTACGCGGTGCTATTTGTTGCCTGGCTGGACGTGCTGTCACTGGCGCCCCTGAGTTTGGTATTTCCCGCCCTCAGTCTTAGCTATTGTGGCGTGGTGCTAGGCGGTCGCCTAGTGCTGGGCGAGGCTGTCAGCCGAAGACGCTGGCTGGGCACGCTGGTTATCACTGCCGGCGTCATGCTGGTTTGCGGCACAGGAGCATGA
- a CDS encoding transporter, translating into MTNSWIEGRGASLMLWVLLIAFESGAQLSLKLGGDGLASIPFGLNWLLTAISSLAVMVAIFCYIGSFLTWMLILRSSKLSLAFPLSSLVFVVVLLGSWVGLGESISALHWLGVCVIIGGIVLLAEGKQDA; encoded by the coding sequence ATGACAAACAGCTGGATTGAAGGACGCGGCGCGAGCCTGATGCTCTGGGTGCTGCTGATTGCGTTCGAAAGCGGCGCGCAACTATCGTTAAAGCTAGGTGGCGATGGCCTTGCCTCCATTCCGTTCGGCCTTAACTGGCTTCTGACAGCCATCAGTAGCTTGGCGGTGATGGTGGCGATTTTCTGCTATATCGGCTCGTTTTTAACCTGGATGCTGATTTTACGCAGCAGCAAGCTTTCGCTCGCCTTTCCGCTAAGTTCGCTGGTTTTTGTGGTGGTGCTGCTAGGTTCCTGGGTAGGCCTGGGCGAAAGCATCAGCGCCCTGCATTGGCTGGGCGTGTGCGTGATCATTGGTGGGATAGTGCTGCTGGCGGAGGGGAAACAAGACGCGTGA
- a CDS encoding MipA/OmpV family protein: MALLPFNRFTRSVLTGLAVFSCAFSFSPQSYAEAIIGDLGIGVGYRASDPTGVNYDVAPFPYLDLNWGDVSLSSDEGLNWKAIKFNGWSVGPFANYLPGRTSNGSLRGLRDVSDMGEFGGFVQYSPADFWRVFAEMGRAVGGSNGQGGVLGRIGGELGYPMGFGVIGDTEITAHYSNGRQAQTFFGVSAQEAQASGFQAYNASGGLQKVALTQSLRIPLADGWSLLTSATWTHLTQSAADSSIVKEKGDSNQGEVNIAVAYHFKGL; this comes from the coding sequence ATGGCCTTACTCCCCTTTAACCGCTTCACTCGCTCAGTGCTTACGGGTCTGGCAGTGTTTTCATGTGCTTTCAGCTTTAGTCCGCAGAGCTATGCCGAGGCCATTATCGGCGATTTAGGCATAGGGGTTGGCTATAGGGCAAGCGATCCAACGGGTGTCAACTATGATGTAGCGCCGTTTCCCTACCTGGATCTAAATTGGGGGGACGTCAGTTTAAGCTCCGATGAGGGGCTTAACTGGAAGGCAATAAAGTTTAATGGGTGGAGCGTTGGTCCGTTTGCCAATTATTTGCCCGGGCGTACCTCTAACGGTTCATTACGTGGGTTGCGTGATGTGTCTGATATGGGTGAGTTCGGTGGTTTCGTACAGTACAGCCCTGCTGATTTCTGGCGCGTGTTCGCTGAAATGGGCCGAGCCGTGGGCGGCAGCAATGGTCAGGGTGGCGTGTTGGGTCGTATTGGCGGCGAGCTCGGTTACCCGATGGGCTTTGGTGTTATTGGCGACACCGAGATCACCGCTCATTACTCAAATGGTCGCCAAGCGCAAACGTTTTTTGGCGTAAGCGCCCAAGAAGCTCAGGCTTCGGGATTTCAGGCGTATAACGCCAGCGGTGGCCTACAAAAAGTCGCGCTGACCCAAAGTCTAAGAATTCCGTTGGCGGACGGTTGGTCGCTGTTGACCAGTGCTACATGGACTCACCTGACTCAATCCGCTGCTGACAGCTCAATCGTCAAAGAAAAAGGTGATAGCAATCAAGGCGAGGTCAACATCGCCGTGGCGTATCACTTCAAAGGGCTGTGA
- a CDS encoding haloacid dehalogenase-like hydrolase: MMHWHIVCDFDGTVTRTDAIDNILELFADPSWEVIEDEWLSGKIGSRECLSRQLAMVKATPNELLGYFDTIGIDPAFPDFVELVMGLGATLDIVSDGIEQGIARILSRNNAPLLPIIANRLRQVGPDSWRIEFPYSSDACRAASGNCKCKSAPDGKRILVIGDGQSDMCVAGTADFVFAKDRLAEHCERNGIPYARFDSFADLPALLDRLPHSEPVRTHSLPIEQQELFHHV; the protein is encoded by the coding sequence ATGATGCATTGGCATATCGTGTGTGATTTCGATGGGACCGTCACCCGGACTGACGCGATAGATAACATCCTAGAGCTTTTCGCCGACCCGAGTTGGGAGGTCATTGAAGATGAATGGCTGTCTGGCAAGATCGGTTCTCGAGAATGCCTGAGCCGTCAGTTGGCGATGGTTAAAGCCACGCCCAATGAGCTTCTGGGATATTTCGATACCATCGGTATTGATCCGGCGTTTCCCGACTTTGTTGAATTGGTTATGGGCCTAGGCGCCACGCTGGACATCGTTAGCGACGGCATTGAGCAGGGCATCGCCCGAATTTTGTCGCGTAATAACGCGCCGCTACTGCCGATTATTGCCAACCGCTTGCGTCAGGTCGGTCCTGACAGCTGGCGCATAGAGTTTCCTTATTCCAGCGACGCTTGCCGCGCAGCATCCGGCAACTGCAAATGCAAATCCGCTCCCGATGGTAAACGCATTTTGGTGATCGGCGACGGTCAATCCGATATGTGCGTTGCTGGGACTGCTGATTTCGTATTTGCCAAAGATCGCTTGGCCGAACATTGCGAACGCAATGGCATTCCATATGCCCGCTTCGACTCCTTTGCCGATTTACCGGCCCTGCTCGATCGCTTACCTCACAGCGAACCGGTCCGCACGCACAGTCTCCCTATTGAACAGCAGGAACTCTTCCACCATGTCTGA